The Chryseobacterium sp. G0186 genome includes the window TCCCAGAACATCAGATTTTTCTTTCATTACCTGAACCTGCAGCATATTGGATCCCTGATGGATAAATCCGTCGAAAACAACCTCAAATTCATGATCATAGACAAAGGTTTTATTATACCATGGCATTACTACCTTAGCATGTATTCCTTTTATTTTATTCTGGTACTTCGGTAATGCCCCGACTACATCTGCAAGGCCTCCTACTTTTGCTACAGGATAACATTCTGTACTTAAATGATAAATAACCATTTTTATCTTTTGTGTTTAATTCTGTGTAATTTATACTTTTTATCTTTTTTCTGTCTTAAGATAATTCCTGCTAAAGGAGATAGCTTTACAGTCATCGTTTTTGGGTATCCCCTCCATTCTTCATATTGTTCATTCATAATTTCAGGCTGCACTCCACTGCCGCTGTATATTTCATCATCGGAGTTTAAAATAACCTCCCAGTGTGTTCCTGCCGGAATCCCAATTTTATAATCCAATACCTGTGGGGCCAGATTCAGGACTGTCATTACAACATCTTCTCTTTTCTTCCCTTTCCTAAGATACACATAAACCGAATTCTCAAGATCATCTGCCTCTACCCATTCAAAACCGTTTTTATCAAACTGATTTTCATACAAAGCAGATTCTGATTGGTATAGATGGTTGAGTTCTTTAACGAGATCCTGCAATCCTTTATGAACAGGATACTTCAGTAAATGCCAATCCAGACTTTGGGTAAAGTTCCATTCACTGGTCTGCCCAAATTCATCTCCCATAAAAAGCAATTTCGCTCCCGGATGGGTATACATATATACATACAAGGTACGAAGGTTGGCGAACTTCTGCCACTCATCGCCTTTCATTTTATAGATTAAACTTGCCTTTCCGTGTACCACTTCATCATGAGACAAAGGCATCATATAATTTTCATTATACATATACATGGAAGCAAAAGTAAGTTTATGATGATGGAACTTTCTGTTAGCAAAATCCTCTTTAAAATAATCCAAGGTATCATGCATCCAGCCCATCATCCATTTCATTCCAAAGCCTACTCCACCGTCATGCACAGCTTTGGTCAATAGAGGAAAGTCAGAGCTTTCTTCAGCAATAGTTATAATACTGTTTCCAAACTCCTTGTAAACAGCAGTATTGAATTCCTGTAGAAAAGCCTTTGCTTCAAGATTTACATTTCCACCATATATATTAGGCTCCCACTCGCCCTCATTTCTTGAATAATCCAAATGAAGCATTGAGGTTACGGCATCTACACGCAGCCCGTCTGCATGATATCGGTCCAGCCAGAACATTGCATTGGAAATCAGAAAAGATTTCACTTCATTTCGTCCATAATTGAAAATATGTGATTTCCAATCGGGATGAAATCCTTTTTTCGGATCTTCGTGCTCATATAAACTGGAGCCATCAAAAAGATACAGTCCATTGGCATCACCCGGAAAATGAGACGGCACCCAATCCAGAATAACGCCGATATTGTTTCTATGAAGTTCATCAATCAGAAACATCAGGTCCTGCGGAGAACCGAAACGTGAGGTTGCCGCATAAAAACCCGTAATCTGATATCCCCAACTCGGGTCATAGGGATACTCCATCACCGGCATAAACTCTACATGGGTAAACCCCATTTCCTTGACATAAGGAACAAGTTTCCTTGCTATATCCCGATAATTTAAAAAACGGTCAGGTGTCTCTTCCTCTCTTACCCATGAGCCCAAATGCAGCTCATAAACAGAAATCGGAGCATTCAGGTTGTTTCTCTCCCAACGATTCATCATCCAATCCTCATCATTCCATTCATACCAAGTGGTAGAAACCAATGATGCTGCCTGAATATTCTGTTCCCAGCTTAATGCATAGGGATCACTTTTCTCCAGGATCTCGCCTCTTTCTGTTTCAACAGCATATTTATATAAGGTTCCCCAGGTAAGTCCGTCAATGAACCCTTCCCAGATTCCAGATCCGTCCCATCTTGGAAATAAAATATGATCCTTGTGATTCCAGTTATTAAAGTTCCCAATAACAGAAACTTTTTTTGCATGGGGTGCCCAAACTGAAAAATAAACTCCTTTTACCCCTTCTTTCTCCACCGAATGTGCCCCAAATTTACCATACAGCTTATAATGTCTACCCTCTTTAAAAAGGTACACGTCATGATCAGTGAAAAGCGTATAGGTTTTAACAGAATTCATCAAGATCAGTTTGTATTTATAATTTCGCTGAAACTACGAAAAATACTGACATTCGTGATTAATTATTCGTCAAATAATTATCAAGTTAGTTTTCTTCCTTCGTCTATCTATCAAATATATCATTTTTTAACTCACTTTTTTATGATTTCAAAACAATCTTTTTTTATAAATTTAGCAACCTAATTTTTATTAAACACTATGATGAGGTTTGAACTTTATACGGAAGAAAAAGATGACAGACCGGTATTTATCACCGGAAATTTCAACAACTGGAACCCCAAGGACTACAATTATCAGCTTACACAGCAGGATTCCGGCAATTATTTCATTGAAATTGATAACCCAATACTTCCGGATGAAATTGAGTATAAATTCACGAAAGGAGGCTGGGAAAATGTTGAACTGGACAAGTATGGAAATATTACCCCCAACCGAAAAATTAAAAAATCCTTAGGAAAAGCTTCAGATACTGTAGAAAAATGGAGGTTAAACTGGGGACCATTTAAGGAAGAGTTTTTTCCCATTGCAGAAGTGATTTCTGAAAAATTTTATATTCCACAGCTTGATCGCTACCGTAAAGTTTGGGCGGTACTTCCCTACGATTATCATACTTCAGATAAGTATTATCCCGTTTTATATCTTCAGGATGCACAAAATCTATTCAACGAAGGAAGTGGTTTCGGAAATTGGGAAATAGACAAAAAACTTTCCATCCTTGCTGAATATGGACGAGGAGATGTCATCATCATTGCCATAGAACATGGAAGTGAAGACAGAATCAAGGAATATATTTTTGATAACGACAATATCGCCAATGGTTCTGAAGGCAAGAAGTACATCCGCTTTATCACCGATACCTTAAAGCCTTTTGTGGATGAAAATTACCGAACCAAAAAGGACCGCAACAATACAGGAATTGGTGGTAGTTCACTGGGTGCACTGATCAGTATTTACAGTGGTTTTCTTTATCCTGAGGTCTATTCAAAATTATTGATATTCTCCCCTTCTCTTTGGGTAGAACCGAATAATAATTTCCCCATGATGAACTTCAGGGTTCCTTTTAAAACAAAGATATATTTATATGGTGGTGCCCAGGAAGGATCCAAAATGGTAAAAAGGATTCATATTTTTGAGGAGTATCTGAAAAGATGGGAGAAGAAGAACCTTTTTGACTTTGAATTCAGAACCAATATCAATCCGGAAGGTACACACAATGAGTTTTATTGGTCACAGGAGTTCCCTAGGGCCATTGAATGGCTGTTCTATGACAATACAGAAAACCCTGTAGAAGTAAAACCACAACAACAAAGCATTAAGAATTAAGTTCATGAAATCCTCATTCATAAGCCAATATAAATAAATATGGAGATTCTACATGATCTAAAAAAATAACATCTATCTATGAAATTAATCAACAAAAAAAATAAAAATTATACTCAGGTTTTTCATTTATTCACTGAAGAAGAATGGGCAAAAACAAGTAAAAACTTCAATAAAAACATTCCTGTTTTCTTTACAGGAAAAAAGCATGAGGTTTTTGTAAACGCACATGAAGAGGGAATCACTTATTTTATTGGCCTGGGAAAATCTACATTAGAAAACTTCGAGTTTCAGCAGGTAGGTGTAAAATTTTCACAAAATCAAAAAGAAAAACTACAGGCAATTCCTACTCTAATGCTTGCTGATTTCCTTAATGAAAAACAGTTTGAAGAATTTGTAAAAGGACTATTCATGGGAACTTACAATTATCCTTTTGAAAAGAATCATCCTTTCTGGAATACTAAATTTGAACTTCACTTTGAAAATATAAGCCAGAAAAGACTGGATCATATCAGCCAAAAAACAGAAGCATTGAGTAACGGTCAAATCGCCTGTCAGGAGTGGCTAAACAAACCGGCCAACCTTAAGAAACCCGATATTTTCAGCGCATACCTTAAAAATATTGCTAAAAAATACGATTTAAAATATACTTCCTTCAACAGGAAGAAATGTGAAGAACTTGGACTGGGGGCTTACCTTGCCGTTAATCAGGGAAGTGCCTATGATGCTGCATTCACTATTTTAGAATACAAAACCACCGTTAAAAATGCCAAAACATTCGGATTGGTCGGAAAGTGCGTATTGTTTGATACCGGCGGAGTCTCATTAAAAAACTCAGCCAATCTGCATTACATGAAATCTGATATGGGCGGTGCCACAGCAGTGCTTGGAACATTAATCTATGCTGCAGAAATGAAACTTCCGGTTAATATCACAGTGATTCTTCCCATCACAGATAATGCCATTTCCGAGAAAGCTCTCCTGCCAAGTGATGTCATTACAGCTTATAATGGAAAAACGATTGAAGTTCTTGATACCGATGCAGAGGGCAGACTGATCCTTGCTGACAGCCTATCCTATCTTGCTAAAAATTATAAAACAGATTTTCTGATTGATCTTGCCACTTTAACGGGAAGCTCGGTAAGGATGTTTGGAGATACCTGTGCAGCCTTATTTTCCAATGATGAAGAACTGAAAAATACATTAATAAAAACCGGAGATCATACCAATCAAAGGCTTTGGAATCTTCCTTTATGGGACGTATGGAAAGATGAGATTCAATCTGATGTAGCCGACCTGAAAAACATGTCCCTGAAACCTTTGGGAGACTGTATCATTGCCGCAAAATTCCTAGAGCATTTCATTGAAAATCATCCTAAATGGGCCCATTTGGATATTGCAGGTGTCGCCTTTGGAAGTGTAGGCTACGCCAAGGAAAAAGCAGCAACCGGTTTTGGGGTTCAGTTACTCGTGGATTTAATTGAAAATTATCACTAAAAATTAGTTTATTACAAAAATTCTCTGTATACTTGATTAGTAGTTTCTCAAAAGCATACCATATTTCAATTTTTGATATTAATCAAATAATAAAAATATACTTTTATTTTTGAAAATTTACTAAAATTAAAAAAACATTATATGGAGGAGAAAATCATAGTATGTATTTCATGCTATTACAAGGGCTATGACTTCATGGATGAAATGAAGAAGCTTGGTAATAAAATAATCTTAGTAACATCAGAAAATCTTAAAGAAAAAAACTGGCCCTGGCATGCCATTGATGAGGTATTTTATATGCCTGAACTAAAGCCCTCTGTCTGGAACCTTGAGCATCTGATTCAGGGATTTTCACATCTGATGAAAACCAGAAAGGTAGATGCTGTTGTAGCCCTTGATGACTACGACGTGGAAAAAGCGGCCCTGATCCGGGAAACTTTTCGTATTCCCGGTATGGGACAGACTACCCATCGTTATTTCAGGGACAAGCTGGCTATGCGACAAAAGGCAAAGGATTCAGGAATTAATGTCCCTGAATTTACCGCCGTGTTTAATGATGATGTAGTGAATGATTTTGTAGACAAAGTTCCTGCACCATGGGTGTTAAAGCCCCGTTCAGAGGCTTCTGCATCAGGAATAAAGAAAATCACATCCAAAGAACAGCTTCATGAAGCCCTGGATACCCTTGGAGAAGAACGTCATCTTTTCTTATTGGAAAGTTTTAAGCCGGGAGATGTTTATCATGTAGATAGTCTTACCTTTAATAAGGAAATTGTATTCACTTCTGCCTCAAAATATTTAGCTCCTCCTATGCAGGTTTCCCATGAAGGCGGTGTATTCAGATCTAAAACATTGGGAAGATATTCAGAAGAATTTAAAGCGCTTGAAGACATCAATGCTAAGGTGCTTTCCAACTTCGGATTAGTGAATGGAGCAACCCATACAGAATTCATAAGAGGCAAAGAAGATGGCAAATGGTATTTCCTTGAAACTTCCTCAAGGGTTGGTGGTGCCCATATTCCTGATCTGGTTGAAGCTTCAAGCGGAATCAATATATGGAGAGAATGGGCCAAAATTGAAGATGCTCTTTTAAGAAATAAAAGCTATAGCGTCGCTCCTCCCACAGGATATTATTCAGGGTTGATTGTTGCCCTGATTAAAGATAAAGAGCCCGATTACAGCAAATTTGAATGCAAAGAAGTCGTAAAATTTATTCCTATAGACTATCATGTTGGAATTGTTTACAAATCCAGTGATGCTTCAGTTGTAGAGGAAAAATTAGATAGTGCTGCGGAAATGATTAATGCAGAAATGCTTAATATTTTGCCTCCAAAAAGCAGTAAACTGAGTAGTTAGAATACCTATAACCATTAAAAGTAAAGATATCTCAATGCCTCATATAGAACATACAGAGTATTATTCGAATATACTGGGAATGAGCCTTAAGGTGGAAGTAACCGGACATTATGGTCATCCTATCATTATGTTTCCTACTTCTCAGGGACAATATACCCAGAACCATGATTTTCATCTCAACGGAAGTATTAACTGGTTTATTGAACAGGGAAAAGTAAAGCTTTATAATATCCAAACCATCGATAGCTGGAGCTTTTATGATGAAAAAATAACACCACAGCAAAGGATAAGAAATTACGAAAGATATGTGCAGTTTCTGATTAAGGAGTTTGTTCCCTACATCCAGAAACTTCATAAAACCCATCGTGTAGCAGTGGCCGGAGCCAGTTTTGGAGGCTACCATGCTGCTAACTTTGCCTTTAGGTTTCCCGATGTGGTTTCTCATCTGTTTTGCCTTTCAGGGGCATTCAGTATAAGGAACTTTATGGATGGTTATTCTGATGAACTCGTCTACTTCAACTGCCCAAGGGAGTTTGTAAGAAATGATGAAGCCTGGAAGTACAAGCATATGCATATTATATTGAGTACCTCTGATCAGGACATCTGTAAGGACAAAAATATTGAGATGGCTGAAATCCTGAGAGTAAAGGGCATCGATTTTTGGTATGACGAAAGAAAGTGGATCGGTCATGACTGGCCTCTATGGAGAATGGTATTTCCTACATTTATAGGAGCTTACTTCTCTTAAAATATTTACGTGGGTTGTTTGATAAATACCCTTAAACCTATTGAAAATATAATGAGGTGGTTTAAGAAACGATCATTTAACAAAAGATAAAATAAACAAAAATACAGACCCTTAAAAACAGAAATTATGACAAAAAAAGTAGGAATTCTATTCGGTATGGAAGACACATTTCCCTGGGCATTTATAGATAAGGTAAATGAACTGGGTGGCGGAGATATCGTGGCAGAACCTGTTACCATTGACAAACTGGAACAAGGTGCAGATTATGGCTATGCAGTGATTATTGATAGAATTTCACAGGACGTTCCCTTTTACAGAGCCTATCTGAAAAATGCAGCATTGAATGGTACTTATGTAATCAATAATCCGTTCTGGTGGAGTGCTGACGAAAAGTTTTTCAACAATGCCCTTATGAGCAAACTCGGAATTCCATTGCCCAAAACGGTACTGCTTCCATCACATGAAAGACCAACCGATACTTCTGAAACTTCATTCAGAAACTTGAAATTCCCCCACGATTGGGAATATATCTTTAACTACGTTGGCTTCCCTGCCTATATGAAACCTCATGATGGCGGAGGATGGAAAAGCGTTTACAGAGTGGAAAATCCTGATGATCTTTGGAGTAAACTGGGAGAAACTGAGCAACTGGTTATGATGGTTCAGGAAGAGATTGTCTTTGATGACTATTACAGAGTTTATTGTCTGGGCCAAAAATACGTTCATATCATGCCCTACGAACCAAGAAACCCTCATCATCTGAGATATGCTACCACCCATCAGACACAGGGTGAAGAACTCGAAAAACTATTGAAAACCATCCATGACTATACGATCAAAATGAATAAAGCATTAGGATATGATTTCAATACTGTAGAATTTGCGGTAAGAGATGGTATTCCTTACGCCATCGATTTCTGTAATCCTGCACCTGATGCAGATAAAAACTCTGTAGGAGAAGAGAATTTTGCATGGATCATTGAGCATGCTGCTAAACTGGCTATAGAAAAAGCTAAGGAATATGTTCCGGGGAAACCGAATATCACTTGGGGAACCTTTGTGAAAGATTCCATAAAATAATATTGAAAAAGAAATAAAAAAACACAAGAAAATGCATCAATTTACTATTGGAATCGAAGAAGAATATCAAATCATTGATGTTGAGAGCAGAGACCTCATTTCTCATGTTTCAAAGATTATTGAAGGGGGAAAGGCTGTATTAAGTGAAAATTTAAAGCACGAAATGCACGAATCCATGATTGAAATGGAAACAGGAATCTGCCAGAACATCCAGGAAGCCAGAGCTGAATTAACCAATTTAAGAAGACACCTGATTAACACAGCCCATGAACAGGGACTACGTGTTTCAGGAGGAGGTACTCATCCTTTTTCGCATTGGTCTGATAATAATATCACTCAGGGAGAAAGATACATCAAAATTGTTGATGATATGGGAGATGTAGCCCGGGAAAACCTTATTTTCGGACTTCACGTACACATTGGAATTCCCAATCGGGAAGAAGGAGTAAGAATTCAAAACGTAATGCGTTACTTTTTGCCCCATGTCTATGCCTTATCTACCAATTCTCCATTTTGGATCGGCAGATATACCGGTTTTAAATCCTACAGACAGGAAATTTTTGTAAAATTCCCTAGAACAGGTATTCCAAGTTATTTCAACTCCCTGGCTGAATTTGACAGTTACGTTGATCTTCTGGTAAAAACCGGCACCATTGACAATGCCAAGAAAATATGGTGGGATTTGAGGGTTCATCCTTTCTATCCTACGATAGAATTCAGAATTTGTGATATGCCGATGAGAATTGATGAAACCGTGTGTCTTGCTGCCATCATGCAGAGTTTAGTGGCTAAAATCTATAAGCTGCACCAGCAAAACCTGAGCTTCAGGAGCTATAGAAGACTGCTGTTAAATGAAAATAAATGGCGTGCTTCCAAAAGTGGCATTGAGGCTCATCTGATTGATTTCGGAAAAGAAGAATCTGTTCCCTATCCTATTTTATTAAAGGAACTTTTAGAGTTTATTGATGACGTTGTAGATGATCTGGGATGCCGCCATGAAGTGGAATACGCTTGGAAAATTCTGGAAAACGGAACGGGGGCAGACCGACAGCTTCAGATCTTCAAAGAGACAGGAGATCTGACGAAGGTTGTAGATTATATGATCTCAGAAACTGAGTATGGTATAACACACGGCGAACCCGCTTCATAATATTTTTGGTAACTTTACAAAAAATATGATGTAATGAAAGATATTCGAATTGCTCTGTTGGACATGAACAACAACCATGTTAATCAAGGCTTTAGAAACATTAAAGAAATTTCTGAAGCGTTCCGGCAGAATTCTGAAGAAAACGTAATCATTGAGACATTTGATGTAAGATTTAAGGATGAAATGCCAAAAATTGAGGACTTTGATATTTTCATTTCTTCAGGCGGACCCGGAACTCCACACAGAGAAGGTTTTGAATGGGAAGAAAGGTTTGCTCATTTTTTAGATACCGTTTTTGAACACAATCAATACAATGAAGATAAAAAGTATCTCTTTCTGATTTGTCATTCATTTCAATTGGCAAGCATTCATTGGAAGCTGGGCAATATCTGCAAAAGAAAATCCTATTCCTTTGGCGTAATGCCTGTTCACAAAACAAAGGAAGGCAGAAATGAGTTTTTATTTAAGAATCTTCAGGATCCTTTCTATGCCGTAGATTCCAGAGCTTATCAATTCATTGAACCTGATCATGATCGTTTTGAAGAATTGGGAATGACGGTGATGGCTATTGAGAAATTCCGTCCCCATATCAATCTGGAAAGAGCGGTAATGGCTGTTCGTTTTTCAGATGAGATATTCGGGACACAGTTTCATCCGGAAGCAAATCCTCATTCATTAATTGAGAACCTGAAAGATGATAAGAACAGAGAAGCTATGATCGAAAACTTCGGGATGGAAAAATATCTTGAAACCATGGACAGAATAGATGATGAAGATAAAATCATTCTGACCAGACACCAGATTCTTCCAAGATTTCTTCAGTTCGCAAAAAAAAACATTTTGAGAGAAGTTGAGTCCCTGGCTTAAAAGATCAAATTAACATCAACCGCAAAAGTCTGTATCAATATGAAAGCCAATGGTTTTCAAAAACTTAATTATTCAGTTTTTTTGTGACTTTTGTGGTTCAAATTTATTTCCATCATTAATACAATACAAAATCGAGCTTTCCCGCTCGATTTTTTACCCTCACAAAAGAAAAAATATGATCCCAAAATACAGAAAACAGTTTAATCAAGAGTTTTCACAAGAAAAATATAATCAACTCAAAGATATTCTGAAGCAAAAAGGAAATATAGAACCGGGCTTTAGAATATCTGAAAGTCCCATTTTCCTTACCAAAGAATTTGAAGGCAAATTGCTTGATGCCAGCGAAAGTATTATCAGCCAGATTAAGGCACTTCCATCTGAAACTCTTAAAAAAGCAGTCCCTGAAAACTGCAAGGTTCCCAATGATACAGACCAACCTCATTTTTTCACTATCGATTTTGGAGTCTGCAAAAGTGAAAATGGAGAGATCGAGCCTCAACTGATAGAGCTCCAAGCTTTCCCATCGTTATACACTTTTCAAAAAACCTTTGAAAATACGTTCTGTGAAGTCTATCCTTTCCTTTCAGATATTCGGAATACCATGCCGGCTGAAACCTTTCAACAACATTTGAAGGACTTAATCGTAGGCGATGAAAATCCTGAGCATGTTATTCTCCTTGAAATTTTCCCTGAAAAACAGAAAACAGCAATTGATTTTGCTTTAACAGAGCAATTGTTAGGGATAAAAACAGTCTGTCTGACAAAAGTAAAGAAAGAGGGTAGAAAACTGTACTATGAAAACAATGGCAAGCTTACTGAGATTAAAAGAATCTACAATCGGGTGATATTTGATGAATTGGACAGAATTCCTGATCTTGTCACTGAATTTGATTTCCGCGAAGAGGTGGATGTAAAATGGATCACTCATCCCAACTGGTTCTTTAAAATTTCAAAATTCCTTTTACCTTTATTAAAGCATCAATTTGTTCCGAAAAGCTATTTCCTAGATGAATTTCCTGAAACTGAAAAGCTTGAAGATTTTGTATTGAAGCCTTTATTTTCATTTGCAGGAAGCGGCGTCAATTTAAATCCGACAAAAGAAATCACCGATGGTATTGAGGATAAAGAAAATTACATTTTACAGAGAAAAGTAACCTACGAACCCATCTTTGAAGACATTCATGGCGAGTTTTCAAAAGCAGAGATCCGTTTGCTGTATATCTGGAAAGAAAATGAAGACCGCCCTATTCTATTGGAAAACCTGGGAAGAATGACAAAAGCTGCTATGGTGAATGTAGACTTTAATAAAAAAGATGCCATCTGGATTGGAAGCTCCAATGCTTTTTTTACTGTAGAATAAACATAAAAACCAATGGTTATGAAAGAAGAACCAATAATATGAATTGACAAAATATGGACTCATGTAACATAAATCATCTTGGAGTACCTCTTGAATACAGCATCTTTACATTATCATATAGAAAATAATGCACTTAAAGACCATTGAAGAACAACTATTTCAGCCATTGGGTTTGACCTGTTCAACTATTGTAGAAGATCCGGAATGCAGGGAATATTCAGGTTTTAGCTTTACTTTAAACGATTTAAAAATCAAATTCAGAACCTCAAAAATAACCCCTACCAAAACAGGGCAGTTTGTAACCATCTGGAAACGGAATGAAAATGGAGAAACAACTCCTTTTGAAACCACTGATACTATTGATTTTTTTCTTATAGCAGCTTTTAAGGATAATCTTTCCGGAATATTTATTTTTCCTAAAAATATATTAGTAGAAAAAGGTATTGTGTCTGATGGTAAAAAGATGGGTAAACGTGGAATAAGGGTATATCCTGATTGGGATAAAACGGAAAGTAAGC containing:
- the glgB gene encoding 1,4-alpha-glucan branching protein GlgB, with translation MNSVKTYTLFTDHDVYLFKEGRHYKLYGKFGAHSVEKEGVKGVYFSVWAPHAKKVSVIGNFNNWNHKDHILFPRWDGSGIWEGFIDGLTWGTLYKYAVETERGEILEKSDPYALSWEQNIQAASLVSTTWYEWNDEDWMMNRWERNNLNAPISVYELHLGSWVREEETPDRFLNYRDIARKLVPYVKEMGFTHVEFMPVMEYPYDPSWGYQITGFYAATSRFGSPQDLMFLIDELHRNNIGVILDWVPSHFPGDANGLYLFDGSSLYEHEDPKKGFHPDWKSHIFNYGRNEVKSFLISNAMFWLDRYHADGLRVDAVTSMLHLDYSRNEGEWEPNIYGGNVNLEAKAFLQEFNTAVYKEFGNSIITIAEESSDFPLLTKAVHDGGVGFGMKWMMGWMHDTLDYFKEDFANRKFHHHKLTFASMYMYNENYMMPLSHDEVVHGKASLIYKMKGDEWQKFANLRTLYVYMYTHPGAKLLFMGDEFGQTSEWNFTQSLDWHLLKYPVHKGLQDLVKELNHLYQSESALYENQFDKNGFEWVEADDLENSVYVYLRKGKKREDVVMTVLNLAPQVLDYKIGIPAGTHWEVILNSDDEIYSGSGVQPEIMNEQYEEWRGYPKTMTVKLSPLAGIILRQKKDKKYKLHRIKHKR
- a CDS encoding alpha/beta hydrolase-fold protein, with product MRFELYTEEKDDRPVFITGNFNNWNPKDYNYQLTQQDSGNYFIEIDNPILPDEIEYKFTKGGWENVELDKYGNITPNRKIKKSLGKASDTVEKWRLNWGPFKEEFFPIAEVISEKFYIPQLDRYRKVWAVLPYDYHTSDKYYPVLYLQDAQNLFNEGSGFGNWEIDKKLSILAEYGRGDVIIIAIEHGSEDRIKEYIFDNDNIANGSEGKKYIRFITDTLKPFVDENYRTKKDRNNTGIGGSSLGALISIYSGFLYPEVYSKLLIFSPSLWVEPNNNFPMMNFRVPFKTKIYLYGGAQEGSKMVKRIHIFEEYLKRWEKKNLFDFEFRTNINPEGTHNEFYWSQEFPRAIEWLFYDNTENPVEVKPQQQSIKN
- a CDS encoding M17 family metallopeptidase, which encodes MKLINKKNKNYTQVFHLFTEEEWAKTSKNFNKNIPVFFTGKKHEVFVNAHEEGITYFIGLGKSTLENFEFQQVGVKFSQNQKEKLQAIPTLMLADFLNEKQFEEFVKGLFMGTYNYPFEKNHPFWNTKFELHFENISQKRLDHISQKTEALSNGQIACQEWLNKPANLKKPDIFSAYLKNIAKKYDLKYTSFNRKKCEELGLGAYLAVNQGSAYDAAFTILEYKTTVKNAKTFGLVGKCVLFDTGGVSLKNSANLHYMKSDMGGATAVLGTLIYAAEMKLPVNITVILPITDNAISEKALLPSDVITAYNGKTIEVLDTDAEGRLILADSLSYLAKNYKTDFLIDLATLTGSSVRMFGDTCAALFSNDEELKNTLIKTGDHTNQRLWNLPLWDVWKDEIQSDVADLKNMSLKPLGDCIIAAKFLEHFIENHPKWAHLDIAGVAFGSVGYAKEKAATGFGVQLLVDLIENYH
- a CDS encoding acetyl-CoA carboxylase biotin carboxylase subunit family protein, whose amino-acid sequence is MEEKIIVCISCYYKGYDFMDEMKKLGNKIILVTSENLKEKNWPWHAIDEVFYMPELKPSVWNLEHLIQGFSHLMKTRKVDAVVALDDYDVEKAALIRETFRIPGMGQTTHRYFRDKLAMRQKAKDSGINVPEFTAVFNDDVVNDFVDKVPAPWVLKPRSEASASGIKKITSKEQLHEALDTLGEERHLFLLESFKPGDVYHVDSLTFNKEIVFTSASKYLAPPMQVSHEGGVFRSKTLGRYSEEFKALEDINAKVLSNFGLVNGATHTEFIRGKEDGKWYFLETSSRVGGAHIPDLVEASSGINIWREWAKIEDALLRNKSYSVAPPTGYYSGLIVALIKDKEPDYSKFECKEVVKFIPIDYHVGIVYKSSDASVVEEKLDSAAEMINAEMLNILPPKSSKLSS
- a CDS encoding alpha/beta hydrolase-fold protein; this encodes MPHIEHTEYYSNILGMSLKVEVTGHYGHPIIMFPTSQGQYTQNHDFHLNGSINWFIEQGKVKLYNIQTIDSWSFYDEKITPQQRIRNYERYVQFLIKEFVPYIQKLHKTHRVAVAGASFGGYHAANFAFRFPDVVSHLFCLSGAFSIRNFMDGYSDELVYFNCPREFVRNDEAWKYKHMHIILSTSDQDICKDKNIEMAEILRVKGIDFWYDERKWIGHDWPLWRMVFPTFIGAYFS
- a CDS encoding RimK family alpha-L-glutamate ligase, whose protein sequence is MTKKVGILFGMEDTFPWAFIDKVNELGGGDIVAEPVTIDKLEQGADYGYAVIIDRISQDVPFYRAYLKNAALNGTYVINNPFWWSADEKFFNNALMSKLGIPLPKTVLLPSHERPTDTSETSFRNLKFPHDWEYIFNYVGFPAYMKPHDGGGWKSVYRVENPDDLWSKLGETEQLVMMVQEEIVFDDYYRVYCLGQKYVHIMPYEPRNPHHLRYATTHQTQGEELEKLLKTIHDYTIKMNKALGYDFNTVEFAVRDGIPYAIDFCNPAPDADKNSVGEENFAWIIEHAAKLAIEKAKEYVPGKPNITWGTFVKDSIK
- a CDS encoding carboxylate-amine ligase, whose amino-acid sequence is MHQFTIGIEEEYQIIDVESRDLISHVSKIIEGGKAVLSENLKHEMHESMIEMETGICQNIQEARAELTNLRRHLINTAHEQGLRVSGGGTHPFSHWSDNNITQGERYIKIVDDMGDVARENLIFGLHVHIGIPNREEGVRIQNVMRYFLPHVYALSTNSPFWIGRYTGFKSYRQEIFVKFPRTGIPSYFNSLAEFDSYVDLLVKTGTIDNAKKIWWDLRVHPFYPTIEFRICDMPMRIDETVCLAAIMQSLVAKIYKLHQQNLSFRSYRRLLLNENKWRASKSGIEAHLIDFGKEESVPYPILLKELLEFIDDVVDDLGCRHEVEYAWKILENGTGADRQLQIFKETGDLTKVVDYMISETEYGITHGEPAS
- a CDS encoding type 1 glutamine amidotransferase, producing the protein MKDIRIALLDMNNNHVNQGFRNIKEISEAFRQNSEENVIIETFDVRFKDEMPKIEDFDIFISSGGPGTPHREGFEWEERFAHFLDTVFEHNQYNEDKKYLFLICHSFQLASIHWKLGNICKRKSYSFGVMPVHKTKEGRNEFLFKNLQDPFYAVDSRAYQFIEPDHDRFEELGMTVMAIEKFRPHINLERAVMAVRFSDEIFGTQFHPEANPHSLIENLKDDKNREAMIENFGMEKYLETMDRIDDEDKIILTRHQILPRFLQFAKKNILREVESLA
- a CDS encoding MepB family protein; this translates as MHLKTIEEQLFQPLGLTCSTIVEDPECREYSGFSFTLNDLKIKFRTSKITPTKTGQFVTIWKRNENGETTPFETTDTIDFFLIAAFKDNLSGIFIFPKNILVEKGIVSDGKKMGKRGIRVYPDWDKTESKQAQKTKEWQTRYFLEFSKDNEKLLKKATQLLKI